From the genome of Colwellia psychrerythraea 34H, one region includes:
- a CDS encoding CvfB family protein — MTDSQNTTPATLGKFNLLNIVAMLDKGAYLDGGDLGEILLPKRDLPEACQVGEKIKVFLYLDSAERLIATTTTPLAQVGEFVSLKVVQVNKIGAFLDWGLPKDLLVPFTQQHSEMEVGKYYLVRVFLDQLTNRIAASSKIDKFLDIWPAEYQQGDKVNLIIGGKTDLGYKAIVNDLHWGLLYDNEIFQHLRVGKKIPGYIKQVREDGRLDLLLTRGSKNKVNDFSEKLLAHIADRGGITPLNDKSAPELIQRTLGVSKKTFKATVGNLLKNGKIAIVKEGIKLV, encoded by the coding sequence ATGACAGATTCTCAAAATACAACACCAGCAACACTTGGTAAATTCAACCTACTCAACATTGTTGCCATGTTGGACAAAGGCGCATACCTTGATGGTGGAGACTTAGGTGAGATTCTATTACCTAAACGCGACCTGCCAGAAGCTTGTCAAGTTGGTGAAAAAATTAAGGTATTCCTTTATCTTGATTCCGCTGAAAGGCTTATAGCTACAACGACTACACCTTTAGCCCAAGTTGGTGAATTTGTCTCTTTAAAAGTTGTACAGGTGAATAAAATTGGTGCCTTCCTTGATTGGGGATTACCTAAAGATTTATTAGTACCTTTCACTCAGCAGCACTCTGAAATGGAAGTGGGTAAGTACTATCTAGTTAGAGTTTTTCTTGATCAACTTACTAATCGTATTGCCGCCTCAAGTAAGATAGATAAGTTTCTTGATATCTGGCCCGCAGAATACCAACAAGGCGATAAAGTAAACTTAATTATTGGTGGAAAAACTGATTTGGGTTACAAGGCTATTGTTAATGACCTTCATTGGGGCTTACTTTATGATAATGAAATTTTTCAGCATCTTAGAGTTGGCAAAAAAATTCCTGGCTATATTAAACAAGTACGTGAAGACGGCCGCTTAGATCTTCTTTTAACACGTGGTAGTAAAAATAAAGTTAATGATTTTTCTGAAAAGCTATTAGCGCATATTGCTGATAGAGGTGGTATCACGCCATTAAATGATAAAAGTGCCCCCGAATTAATTCAAAGAACTTTAGGGGTAAGTAAAAAAACCTTTAAAGCAACGGTAGGCAATTTACTAAAAAATGGAAAAATTGCTATTGTTAAAGAAGGTATAAAGTTAGTTTAA
- a CDS encoding efflux RND transporter periplasmic adaptor subunit — MATKKQIIIPIVILAAGIAAMAIFSNMKKPPEEKEKVDKTPIVAVQNISVAPMTLEVNSYGMVKPKYETELVAQVNGEIVELNDVFVRGGFVKEGQLLARIDPSDYQAALIDAQAKMATARAALETELAQGKVAEREWKLITNTSPTELSLRKPQLAQELARVKAAQASVLRAERNLERTEIRAPYNAMIDSRNIGLGSFVGVGSKIGHVLGTATAEIRLPVADNQLAFLVKTESTEQGVNAPVNLIGTYAGQDTQWQAIIARSEGVIDSKSRMSYLVAEINDPYLLNSSSDSSDVPLRFGSYVNAKIMGYDISQASLVPRYLVVNGKVALLDNESKLHYAVIDIVRQQGSDVIVTNGLQDGDQLIVSALDYPVDGMKLAVASDVLQLEEKDIETEKSETQMANNIESGE, encoded by the coding sequence GTGGCCACTAAAAAACAAATTATTATACCTATCGTCATATTAGCTGCAGGCATTGCTGCAATGGCAATATTTTCTAATATGAAAAAACCACCAGAAGAAAAAGAGAAAGTTGATAAAACTCCTATCGTTGCCGTTCAAAATATATCCGTTGCACCAATGACGCTAGAAGTAAACTCATACGGTATGGTAAAGCCTAAATATGAAACAGAATTGGTTGCTCAGGTTAATGGTGAAATTGTTGAATTGAATGATGTTTTTGTTCGGGGTGGCTTTGTCAAAGAAGGTCAACTATTAGCGCGTATTGATCCGAGTGATTATCAAGCTGCCTTAATTGATGCTCAAGCTAAAATGGCTACGGCTAGAGCTGCATTAGAAACAGAGCTTGCTCAAGGTAAAGTAGCTGAACGTGAGTGGAAACTAATCACAAATACTTCACCAACTGAGTTGAGTTTACGTAAACCACAATTAGCGCAAGAATTAGCTCGAGTTAAAGCAGCACAAGCCTCTGTTTTAAGAGCTGAGCGTAATTTAGAACGCACAGAAATTCGTGCGCCGTATAATGCAATGATTGACAGTCGGAATATTGGTTTGGGTTCATTTGTTGGTGTTGGTAGTAAAATTGGGCATGTATTGGGTACCGCAACTGCAGAAATTCGTTTGCCAGTTGCGGATAATCAATTAGCCTTTTTAGTTAAAACTGAGTCCACTGAACAAGGTGTTAATGCACCAGTTAACCTTATTGGCACTTACGCAGGACAAGATACACAATGGCAAGCAATTATAGCGCGCAGTGAAGGTGTCATTGATAGCAAAAGTCGCATGAGTTACTTAGTGGCTGAAATTAACGATCCTTATTTATTAAATAGTTCAAGCGATAGCAGTGATGTACCGTTACGCTTTGGTAGTTACGTGAATGCTAAAATTATGGGTTATGACATCAGTCAAGCAAGCTTAGTGCCTCGCTATTTAGTGGTAAACGGTAAAGTAGCTCTCTTAGATAACGAGTCAAAATTACATTATGCTGTAATTGACATTGTTCGCCAGCAAGGCAGCGATGTTATTGTTACTAATGGTCTACAAGATGGTGACCAACTTATTGTATCTGCGCTAGATTATCCTGTAGATGGTATGAAATTGGCTGTAGCCTCTGATGTTCTGCAATTGGAAGAAAAAGACATCGAAACTGAGAAAAGTGAAACTCAAATGGCGAATAATATAGAGTCAGGAGAGTAG
- a CDS encoding TonB-dependent receptor: protein MSFSATQKSTNAQVKSPLKKIVSATVLSTLGTMLCFVPNTFAQQLSGVVLNKQGQPINNATVGLNGDSQQVRTNSLGLFNFTDVKKGIFELHISAKNYGHSNQHITMKEEDITDLSVVLPRSVMEVIDVHATPLHTSSIESALPINVLSEDELKMKQAATLGETLKNEVGVHSSYYGPVASTPIIRGLDGPRVLITQNGLDVGDASRVGPDHVVATETSTATQIEVLRGPATLFYGSGAIGGVVNVVDGRVPTSSDDQVDYLLQYNDVSNEQQASVNIQTGTDNIAFHLDAFWRDSKDYKLAGEADIHNEDHDEGHEDEHEEEHEEHGETRLANSSSTSSGATLGSSYLFEDGFIGFSYGFMDREYGIPGHSHGEEHDDEHEEEHSDHDEEVGVYAKMKQDRWQVLGEYNFEQQFISKIATKFAYSDYQHQEIESGEVGTTFTNKSTEARIDLFHENTAGWQGAWTIHYKSSDFKALGEEAFSPPSKSEMFAVAWLEEKHFGSVLLQLGARVEQVNIDADDSLIGFEDSHQDQHTEPSHDEHHQTLVSFDQQSFTPISASVGLVWNYQPGYNLGFSTALSQRAASAGELFSFGPHIGTNTFEVGAMFDVHQEGDEVHVELAEQAPSVETSLNFDLTFRKFNGDFGYVISAFYNRVDDYYYQRDTGLFFVEEHGHADEHEDEAGLPILVYQQDDVEMYGAEAEFVYQVSSSFKTSLIADYIRARLVNEDGNDNLPRIPPMRVGAIFNYQADKFDSELSVSHYFEQDDVAELETNTDSYTMVDANFNYYINGVGDDLTVYVKAQNLTDEHARVHSSFLKEVAPLPGRNFSVGIRGSF from the coding sequence ATGTCATTCTCTGCGACTCAAAAGAGCACTAATGCTCAAGTAAAATCACCTTTGAAAAAAATAGTTAGTGCTACGGTACTGTCGACACTGGGTACAATGTTATGTTTTGTTCCTAACACCTTCGCTCAGCAGTTATCTGGTGTTGTACTGAACAAACAAGGTCAACCGATTAATAATGCTACTGTAGGGTTAAATGGAGATTCACAGCAAGTACGCACAAACTCTCTGGGACTATTTAATTTTACCGATGTTAAGAAGGGGATTTTTGAACTTCACATTAGTGCTAAAAACTACGGTCATAGCAATCAACACATTACAATGAAAGAAGAAGATATTACTGACTTAAGTGTAGTGTTACCTAGATCGGTAATGGAAGTTATTGATGTACATGCAACACCACTACATACTTCGTCAATCGAGTCAGCATTGCCTATTAATGTGCTCAGTGAAGATGAATTAAAAATGAAACAAGCGGCAACGTTAGGCGAAACCTTAAAAAATGAAGTTGGTGTTCATTCTAGTTATTATGGTCCGGTTGCCAGCACACCGATTATTAGAGGCTTGGATGGCCCTAGAGTTCTTATTACACAAAACGGATTAGACGTTGGCGATGCATCACGCGTCGGGCCTGATCATGTTGTCGCTACAGAAACGAGTACCGCCACTCAAATAGAAGTTTTACGGGGTCCAGCGACACTTTTTTATGGCAGTGGCGCTATTGGTGGTGTGGTTAACGTGGTGGATGGACGTGTGCCAACGAGTAGTGATGATCAAGTCGACTACTTGTTACAATATAACGATGTATCTAATGAGCAGCAGGCCTCTGTTAATATCCAAACGGGTACTGATAACATTGCTTTTCATCTTGATGCCTTTTGGCGTGACTCTAAAGACTATAAACTTGCGGGTGAAGCTGATATCCATAACGAAGACCATGATGAAGGTCATGAAGATGAGCACGAAGAAGAACATGAAGAGCATGGGGAAACTCGTCTAGCCAATAGCTCAAGTACTTCCAGTGGCGCAACACTGGGTTCAAGTTACTTATTTGAAGATGGCTTCATCGGTTTCTCTTATGGTTTTATGGACAGAGAATACGGCATTCCTGGACATAGTCATGGGGAAGAACATGATGATGAGCATGAAGAAGAACACTCAGATCATGATGAAGAAGTCGGTGTTTATGCCAAAATGAAGCAAGATAGATGGCAAGTACTTGGTGAGTATAATTTCGAGCAACAATTTATTAGTAAAATAGCAACAAAATTTGCTTATAGTGATTATCAGCATCAAGAGATTGAGTCAGGTGAAGTGGGCACAACTTTTACCAATAAAAGTACCGAAGCACGCATTGACTTATTCCACGAAAACACCGCAGGATGGCAGGGTGCATGGACAATTCATTATAAATCATCAGACTTTAAAGCACTGGGTGAAGAGGCTTTTTCTCCTCCATCTAAATCGGAAATGTTTGCTGTTGCTTGGTTAGAAGAGAAACACTTCGGTTCGGTATTGTTACAATTAGGTGCAAGGGTCGAGCAGGTAAATATAGATGCTGATGATAGCTTAATTGGCTTTGAAGATTCTCATCAGGATCAACATACAGAGCCATCACACGATGAACATCATCAAACATTAGTCTCATTCGATCAGCAGTCATTTACGCCAATCAGTGCCTCAGTAGGCTTAGTATGGAATTACCAACCAGGTTATAATTTAGGGTTCTCAACAGCATTATCACAACGAGCGGCCTCTGCGGGAGAGTTATTTTCCTTTGGTCCACATATAGGAACTAATACCTTTGAAGTCGGTGCTATGTTTGATGTGCACCAAGAAGGTGATGAAGTACATGTTGAGTTAGCAGAGCAAGCACCGAGTGTTGAAACGTCACTTAATTTTGACTTAACATTCCGAAAATTTAATGGTGATTTTGGCTACGTCATTAGTGCTTTTTATAACCGTGTAGATGATTATTATTATCAGCGAGATACCGGTTTATTTTTTGTTGAGGAACACGGCCATGCCGATGAACATGAAGATGAAGCAGGGCTACCGATTTTAGTGTATCAGCAAGATGATGTTGAGATGTACGGTGCTGAAGCTGAGTTTGTTTATCAGGTTTCATCGTCATTTAAAACAAGCCTAATAGCTGATTACATTCGTGCACGCTTAGTGAATGAAGATGGAAATGATAACTTGCCACGCATCCCGCCGATGCGAGTGGGTGCTATTTTCAATTACCAAGCCGATAAGTTTGATAGTGAGCTAAGCGTGAGCCATTACTTCGAGCAAGATGATGTTGCAGAGTTAGAGACAAACACCGATAGTTATACCATGGTTGATGCAAACTTTAATTATTACATCAATGGTGTTGGTGATGATTTAACCGTGTATGTAAAAGCACAAAACTTAACAGATGAGCACGCTCGTGTTCATTCTTCATTTCTAAAAGAAGTAGCACCATTACCAGGTCGTAATTTCAGCGTTGGCATTCGAGGAAGCTTCTAA